In the Juglans microcarpa x Juglans regia isolate MS1-56 chromosome 6D, Jm3101_v1.0, whole genome shotgun sequence genome, one interval contains:
- the LOC121234483 gene encoding pentatricopeptide repeat-containing protein At1g74850, chloroplastic, whose translation MTLSPSLFLPHPSSISTSLFKPNPNSNQFIFPIKTPKISIHGRFLSGYWILPSDSPGKARAKTRELILGNPSVTVEKGKYSYDVETLINKLSSLPPRGSIARCLEIFKSKLSLNDFALVFKEFAQRGDWQRSLRLFKYMQRQIWCKPNEHIYTIMISLLGREGLLEKCSEIFEEMPNHSVARTVFSYTAVINAYGRNGQYQTALELLDRMKKEMILPSVLTYNTVINACARGGLDWEGLLGLFAEMRHEGVQPDLVTYNTLLSACASRNLGDEAEMVFRTMNEGGIVPDITTYSHLVETFGKLGNLEKVSELLREMELGGNLPDIMSYNVLLEAYAQLGSIKDAMGVFRQMQAAGCVPNAATYSILLNLYGRNGRYDDVRELFLEMKASNTEPDAATYNILIQVFGEGGYFKEVVTLFHDMVEENIEPDMETYEGLIFACGKGGLQEDAEKILLKMNEKGIVPSSKAYTGVIEAYGQAALYEEALVAFNTMNEVGSSPTVETYNSLIHTFARGGLYKECEVILFRMGESGVARNVDSFNGIIEAFRQGGQFEEAVKAYIEMEKTRCDPDERTLEVVLSVYCIAGLVDESVEQFQEIKATGKLPSVMCYCMMLAVYAKSDRWDDAYELLDEMLTNKVSSIHQVTGQMIKGDYDDDSNWQMVEYVFDKLNSEGCGLGMRFYNTLLEALWWLGQKERAARVLNEASKRGLFPELFRYSKLVWSVDVHRMWDGGAYTAISLWLNNMYEMFMTGEDLPQLASVIVVRGRMEKNSITRDFPVAKAAYSFLQDKVSTSFSFAGWNKGRIVCQRSQLKRILSESSSDAFEKDKIVDLRNSPFNPSRTRTSKNDVKSSQHKDADTETRIRKQTELVPSTV comes from the exons ATGACTCTATCACCCTCTCTCTTCCTACCCCATCCTTCATCTATCTCCACTTCGCTCTTCAAACCCAACCCTAATTCCAACCAGTTTATATTTCCAATCAAAACCCCTAAAATCTCAATCCACGGGAGATTCCTCTCCGGATACTGGATATTACCCTCCGATAGCCCCGGAAAAGCCAGGGCCAAGACCAGGGAGCTCATCCTTGGGAACCCCTCGGTGACCGTGGAGAAAGGCAAATATAGCTACGACGTAGAAACCCTAATCAACAAGCTCAGCAGCCTCCCGCCACGGGGCAGTATCGCGCGGTGCCTGGAGATCTTCAAGAGCAAGCTCTCTCTCAACGACTTCGCGCTGGTATTCAAGGAGTTTGCTCAACGCGGCGACTGGCAGCGCTCGCTTCGCCTCTTCAAGTACATGCAGCGACAGATATGGTGCAAGCCCAACGAGCACATATACACCATCATGATCAGTTTGCTCGGCCGCGAAGGCTTGCTCGAGAAGTGCAGCGAGATATTTGAAGAAATGCCGAACCATAGTGTGGCCAGGACCGTGTTCTCCTACACAGCGGTGATCAACGCTTACGGGCGAAACGGTCAGTACCAGACTGCGCTCGAACTTCTTGATAgaatgaaaaaggaaatgattttgCCGAGTGTGCTAACCTATAATACCGTGATAAATGCTTGTGCGAGAGGTGGATTGGATTGGGAGGGTTTGTTGGGATTGTTTGCGGAAATGAGGCATGAAGGGGTACAGCCCGACCTTGTCACTTATAATACTTTGCTTAGTGCTTGTGCTAGTAGGAATTTAGGGGACGAGGCGGAGATGGTGTTTAGGACTATGAATGAGGGAGGGATAGTTCCTGATATAACGACTTATAGTCATCTAGTTGAGACGTTTGGGAAATTGGGGAATCTTGAGAAGGTCTCGGAGCTTCTCAGGGAAATGGAATTAGGAGGGAATTTGCCTGatataatgtcatataatgTGTTGTTAGAAGCATATGCGCAATTGGGATCGATTAAAGACGCAATGGGTGTGTTTAGGCAGATGCAGGCGGCGGGGTGTGTGCCGAATGCGGCCACTTATAGCATTTTGTTGAATTTGTATGGGAGGAATGGGAGATATGATGATGTTCGTGAGCTTTTTCTTGAGATGAAAGCGAGCAATACCGAGCCGGATGCAgctacatataatattttgatacaGGTGTTTGGTGAGGGTGGGTATTTTAAGGAGGTGGTGACTTTGTTTCATGATATGGTGGAGGAGAACATTGAACCGGATATGGAAACTTATGAGGGGTTGATATTTGCTTGTGGGAAGGGAGGGCTCCAAGAGGATGCCGAGAAAATTTTGCTTAAAATGAATGAGAAAGGAATAGTGCCAAGTTCCAAGGCGTATACTGGGGTTATTGAAGCATATGGGCAAGCTGCACTATATGAGGAAGCTCTTGTTGCCTTTAACACAATGAATGAAGTGGGGAGCAGCCCAACTGTTGAAACCTACAACTCGCTGATTCATACATTTGCTAGGGGTGGGTTATACAAGGAGTGCGAAGTTATTTTGTTCAGAATGGGTGAGTCTGGTGTTGCACGGAATGTGGATTCCTTCAACGGTATTATTGAAGCTTTTAGGCAAGGAGGCCAATTTGAAGAAGCTGTAAAGGCCTACATTGAGATGGAAAAGACAAGATGCGATCCTGATGAACGGACCCTTGAGGTAGTTCTAAGTGTTTACTGCATCGCAGGTCTAGTTGATGAGAGTGTAGAGCAGTTCCAGGAAATTAAGGCAACAGGAAAATTGCCCAGTGTCATGTGCTATTGCATGATGCTGGCTGTTTACGCAAAGAGTGACAG GTGGGATGATGCCTATGAGTTGCTGGATGAGATGCTGACAAATAAGGTATCAAGTATTCATCAAGTGACTGGGCAGATGATCAAGGGAGATTATGATGATGACTCTAATTGGCAGATGGTAGAGTATGTCTTTGACAAACTTAATTCTGAAGGATGTGGGTTGGGAATGAGATTCTACAACACACTTTTAGAAGCACTTTGGTGGCTGGGCCAGAAAGAACGGGCTGCAAGAGTGCTTAATGAAGCATCAAAGAGGGGGCTTTTCCCTGAACTCTTTCGTTATAGCAAACTTGTGTGGTCTGTTGATGTACACAG GATGTGGGATGGTGGAGCATATACAGCAATATCACTGTGGCTCAATAATATGTATGAGATGTTTATGACTGGAGAAGATCTTCCCCAACTAGCAAGTGTTATTGTAGT GAGGGGGCGAATGGAAAAAAACTCAATTACCCGAGATTTTCCGGTTGCAAAGGCTGCCTATTCATTTCTGCAGGACAAAGTGTCTACATCCTTTTCTTTCGCTGGCTGGAACAAGGGTCGAATTGTATGTCAGAGGTCACAGCTCAAGCGGATTCTGTCAGAATCATCTTCGGATGCGTTCGAAAAGGATAAAATAGTTGATTTGAGGAATTCCCCCTTTAATCCTTCAAGGACAAGAACTTCCAAAAACGATGTAAAGAGTAGCCAGCATAAAGATGCTGATACTGAAACTAGAATCAGGAAACAAACGGAGCTTGTTCCAAGCACAGTTTAG
- the LOC121234122 gene encoding uncharacterized protein LOC121234122 yields MDDSEKLTALKKAYAEIILNTAKEAAARIMLSEKKALRFQQELFSTKEEALRMLLRLKEMLDSKVTEAEATSLSQQKKIEELEAQLQEAEDIVRDLREELREVQDKLEEVTNDQLQPLDEHNLAGDTVIHEEISQENGLMASKSIFSLPHSQPEPLTASDVKNFLTSRAHAGNKCYGENDPHMDNCYLPNPYFASIVMRSKEPELYRNGCTQRIRAFEKYLLDGKLSFTGKVDDVKNEVFAKGGEEGKGVYKTAIQKHDDILGVEEKNQDELKVMNMDSSQIQVQAVKSICRKRRKRATKFKKSKARSCKQVNGMCVIPTHEAENMLGVEEKNLDEVKMMQPNVGDIHLQVVKSFCRKRKRAARYTKSKDPSCSSLTDQFIEMHQISDLCNSKTSPSLVENSSKIVENEGQTDPVSAEGMMPHSDLTGMELRSVDLTENDVEFVKVCGTQNTMNNGTDLINKSDMTRQESLSAGNSEVQGCRTDAETFDKSLLNSSLKASDSNDVVSQTVTNRFLKYTFMRKRKKESLCSPDGNSSLDNERKTVEKRNGSPEPQNSSLTTESSRDSRRLAQVARQLISLSEKKWWK; encoded by the exons ATGGACGACTCCGAG AAATTGACGGCTCTTAAGAAGGCCTATGCGGAGATAATCCTCAACACGGCGAAAGAGGCGGCGGCACGTATTATGCTATCGGAGAAGAAAGCGCTTCGGTTTCAGCAGGAACTCTTCTCGACGAAAGAGGAGGCGCTTCGGATGCTTTTGAGGCTAAAAGAGATGTTGGATTCTAAG GTTACTGAAGCAGAGGCGACATCCTTAAGTCAACAGAAGAAAATTGAAGAGCTTGAAGCACAGCTCCAGGAAGCTGAGGATATAGTAAGAGACCTTAGAGAAGAGTTGAGAGAAGTTCAGGATAAACTGGAGGAGGTGACAAATGACCAATTGCAGCCTTTGGATGAACATAATTTAGCTGGTGATACTGTTATTCATGAAGAAATATCACAAGAGAATGGACTCATGGCTTCTAAGTCTATATTTTCTCTACCTCATTCACAACCCGAGCCACTCACAGCATCTGACGTGAAGAATTTTCTTACGAGCCGGGCACATGCAGGCAATAAGTGCTATGGTGAAAATGATCCGCATATGGATAATTGTTATCTTCCTAATCCTTATTTTGCCTCCATAGTAATGAGGAGCAAAGAACCTGAGCTGTACAGAAATGGATGCACCCAGCGAATTCGTGCGTTCGAAAAGTACCTTTTGGATGGAAAGCTGTCTTTTACTGGAAAAGTAGATGATGTAAAGAATGAAGTGTTTGCCAAAGGAGGTGAAGAAGGTAAAGGGGTGTATAAGACGGCAATTCAAAAGCATGATGATATACTTGGAGTAGAAGAGAAGAACCAAGATGAACTTAAAGTGATGAACATGGATAGTAGTCAGATCCAAGTGCAGGCTGTTAAGTCCATTtgtagaaaaagaagaaaaagagccacaaaattcaagaaaagtaAAGCTCGCTCATGTAAACAAGTTAATGGGATGTGTGTGATACCTACTCATGAGGCTGAGAATATGCTTGGAGTAGAGGAGAAGAACCTAGATGAAGTGAAAATGATGCAGCCAAATGTAGGTGATATCCATTTGCAGGTTGTTAAGTCCTTTTGCAGGAAAAGGAAACGAGCTGCTAGATACACTAAAAGTAAAGATCCCTCATGTAGCTCCCTTACTGATCAGTTCATAGAAATGCATCAAATCTCTGATCTTTGTAACTCCAAAACTTCCCCAAGTTTGGTAGAAAACTCTTCTAAGATAGTTGAGAATGAAGGTCAAACAGATCCAGTATCAGCTGAGGGTATGATGCCACACTCAGATTTAACTGGTATGGAATTACGATCTGTTGATTTAACTGAAAATGATGTGGAGTTTGTCAAGGTTTGTGGTACTCAAAACACAATGAACAATGGTACAGATTTGATAAATAAATCAGATATGACAAGACAGGAAAGTTTATCTGCAGGGAATTCTGAGGTTCAGGGATGCAGAACAGATGCTGAGACATTTGATAAGTCCTTACTTAACTCAAGTCTGAAAGCATCAGATTCAAATGATGTGGTTAGTCAAACTGTAACTAACAGGTTTCTCAAGTACACATTCATGAGAAAGCGCAAGAAGGAATCTTTATGCAGCCCAGATGGCAATTCATCTCTTGACAATGAGAGAAAGACAGTGGAGAAACGGAATGGTTCTCCGGAACCACAGAATTCTAGCTTGACAACAGAATCATCTCGAGACAGTCGACGACTGGCACAGGTTGCTCGTCAG CTTATATCTTTGTCTGAGAAGAAGTGGTGGAAGTAG
- the LOC121234121 gene encoding TORTIFOLIA1-like protein 3 yields the protein MAQNLKHRVFTCLTKLSDRDTHSIAVSELESIARTLEPAHYPTFLSCIHSTDTSDKSPVRKQCVNLLAILSENHGNALSPYLSKMLSSITRRLRDPDSSVRSACVNSVAALSSHVTKPPFVSFLKPLADALFTEQDPNAQIGAALCLAAAIDAAPDPDPARLAKLLPRFEKLLKCESFRAKAALLALMGTVVSAGAASFNGASKNLVPCLVEFLRREDWTARKAAAEALLSLAVVERDTLAECKASCLKVFESRRYDKVKAVREVMNQMLEAWKQIPDVSDEASPPPRSESSSKDNASDGRHALGSKNPCAAGSEARQLRKKPILAGHLTPSDCSSAISARKRSILESNGNKTNPPIFRKLDHKKALDWKVEITVPNVSGSFEVDYKETDENVPERRNVEKNRLSKAETKRSLFSKNSDDKMHKFGGTKSESRVVPCQEESPGSTVVVSNVTDCPRNHKECEDLALIRNQLVQIEKQQSSLLDLLQRFIGSSQNGMRSLETRVHGLELALDEISCDLAVSTGRMTNTDSFGSKCCLLPGADFLSSKFWRKTEGRYSSRLSISRVPPTVPAMRHRADKRGNAETFELENRMSRLQGVGGFILNPLAEIQSDSRGISEVAHH from the exons atggcccaaaaccTCAAGCACCGAGTCTTCACCTGCCTCACCAAACTGTCCGACCGTGATACTCACTCCATCGCCGTCTCCGAACTCGAGTCCATTGCCCGGACGCTGGAACCGGCCCACTATCCTACCTTCCTCTCCTGCATTCACTCCACCGACACCTCCGACAAGTCGCCGGTGCGCAAACAGTGCGTGAACCTCTTGGCAATTCTCTCGGAGAATCATGGCAACGCGCTCTCTCCTTACCTCTCCAAAATGCTATCCTCCATCACCCGCCGCCTCCGCGACCCTGACTCCTCGGTCCGATCCGCTTGCGTGAATTCCGTCGCGGCTCTGTCGTCTCACGTCACGAAGCCGCCGTTTGTCTCTTTCCTGAAGCCCTTGGCCGACGCGCTATTCACGGAACAGGACCCGAACGCGCAGATCGGAGCGGCTTTGTGCTTGGCTGCGGCAATCGATGCTGCTCCGGATCCGGACCCGGCGAGACTGGCAAAGCTGTTGCCGAGGTTCGAGAAGTTGTTGAAATGCGAGAGCTTTAGGGCGAAGGCGGCGCTTCTGGCTCTAATGGGTACCGTTGTTAGCGCTGGTGCGGCGTCGTTTAACGGGGCATCGAAGAACTTAGTGCCTTGTCTGGTGGAGTTCTTGCGTAGGGAAGACTGGACGGCGAGGAAGGCTGCGGCGGAGGCTCTGCTGAGTTTGGCGGTGGTGGAGAGGGATACCCTCGCGGAATGTAAGGCCAGCTGTTTGAAGGTCTTCGAGAGCCGTCGATACGATAAG GTGAAAGCTGTGCGGGAGGTTATGAATCAAATGTTGGAGGCTTGGAAGCAGATTCCTGATGTTTCAGATGAGGCATCGCCACCTCCGCGATCGGAATCTTCTTCAAAAG ACAATGCAAGTGATGGACGCCATGCACTTGGTTCCAAAAACCCCTGTGCTGCTGGTTCGGAAGCTCGTCAATTGAGGAAGAAACCGATCCTAGCTGGTCACTTAACCCCATCTGATTGTTCATCTGCTATCAGTGCTAGAAAGAGGAGTATTCTGGAAAGCAATGGCAATAAAACAAATCCACCAATATTTCGGAAGCTGGACCACAAGAAAGCTTTAGACTGGAAAGTTGAGATTACAGTACCTAATGTTTCTGGGTCTTTTGAGGTTGATTATAAGGAAACAGATGAGAATGTCCCCGAGAGAAGGAATGTTGAGAAAAATAGGTTATCAAAGGCTGAAACAAAACGGTCGCTCTTCAGTAAGAACTCTGATGACAAGATGCACAAGTTTGGTGGGACCAAGAGTGAATCTCGTGTGGTTCCATGTCAAGAAGAGAGCCCAGGATCCACTGTTGTTGTCAGTAATGTTACTGATTGCCCGAGGAACCACAAAGAGTGTGAAGATTTAGCTTTAATTCGCAATCAGCTTGTTCAGATCGAAAAGCAGCAATCTAGTCTACTTGATCTCCTGCag AGATTCATTGGGAGCTCACAAAATGGAATGCGTTCTTTGGAGACACGTGTGCATGGCCTAGAGTTGGCACTGGATGAGATCTCATGTGATCTGGCTGTATCGACTGGGAGGATGACTAACACTGACTCCTTTGGATCCAAATGTTGCTTGCTACCGGGTGCAGATTTTTTGAGTTCCAAGTTCTGGAGGAAGACAGAGGGCCGGTATTCCTCAAGGCTTTCTATTTCCAGAGTCCCCCCAACAGTGCCTGCCATGCGCCACAGAGCCGACAAGAGGGGAAATGCTGAAACATTTGAGTTAGAGAACCGTATGTCTCGGCTACAGGGTGTTGGGGGTTTCATTTTGAATCCCCTGGCAGAGATTCAGAGTGATTCAAGGGGCATCTCTGAGGTGGCTCATCATTAA